The Deinococcus sp. KNUC1210 nucleotide sequence CGACTTTCGCCAGATAGAACACCAGAAACAGCGTCGCCAGTGCGGTCGCGGTGAGCATGGCCCGCATGTGCGCTTCACGGTTGCCGCTGCGAATGAGAAACACGCCCGCTACGAGCGCGATGCCGCTGAGCACAATCGTGATGACCGAGGCGGTCGCTAAGAATTCACCCATTTGCGGGCAGTCTAGTGGCCACAGAGAACGGGCGCGAGAGTCAAAGGTCACAGGTGGAAAGGAGCGGCGGCAGCAGCTCGTCTCCTGCCGAACTCGGGGCAGGGGTCGCGGGGACAAACGTACAACCGCAGCGCATGTGCTGGCGGTTAGAATTTAGAAGACTTGACCCGGTTTTTGGTGTGACCAGGACGTGAGCCGCCAACAGCCGGTGCATGTGCAGGGCGGGCGGCACGGAGGTGGTGCAGTGTGAAGTGGTGCAGCGTGAGTGGACAGATCAGGGCAAAAGGGCCGGGGGCGTGAACAGCAGCGCACTGCCCAAGGCAAAGGGCGACAGTGCCGGGCAACCGGGCCGGGTCGGGCGACTGCTGCCCGCGCTGGCCTGGACAGCCCTGGGGTACAACGTCCTGGTGATTTTATGGGGCGCGTTCGTGCGGATCAGCGGTTCGGGGGCCGGGTGCGGCGAACACTGGCCGCTGTGTAACGGGGTGGCGCTGCCGGTCTCTCCGACGCTGCACACCATCATCGAATTTTCCCACCGCCTGACCAGCGGGCTGTCGGGCCTGCTCGCCATCGGACTGGTCGCGCTGGCCTTGTTCCGCAGTCCGAAGGGGCATCCGGTTCGTACCGGCGCTCTGCTCTCGCTGCTGCTCATTATTTTTGAGGGGCTGGTGGGTGGAGTACAGGTTCTTCTGGGCCTGACCGCCACCAGTACCAATCCGGCACGCGGCTTTGTCCAGGGCGTGCATCTGGCGAACACCTTCGCGCTGCTGGGAGCGCTGCTGCTCACGGCGGTGTGGGCGTCGGGCGGGCCGAGACTGCGCCTGAAGGGGCAGGGAGTGCTGGGCTGGCTGGCTGGCACCGGGCTGGTGCTGATGCTCATTCTGGGCATGGCCGGAGCCGTCACCGCACTGGGCGACCTGCTGTTCACGCCCACCGGCATGACGCCGCTCGACACCGTGCGCCAGGACTTCTCGCTGAGTGCCAGCATCATTCAGAATCTGCGGGTAGTGCATCCGGTGCTCGCGCTGGGTGTCAGCGCCTATCTGTTCTGGTTCGCGGGTCTGGTGGGCACACGCCAGAGCGTGTCGGGCAGCATGCTCCAGCCGCGCCGCTGGAAAATCTCGCTGCACGCCATCATCGCGTTGCAGATTCTGGCAGGCGTCCTGAACATCATTCTGAAAGCGCCCGGCTGGATGCAGATGCTGCATCTGTTCCTGGCCTGCGTGATGTGGCTGGGCGTGGTCATGCTGTGCTACTCGGCGCTGGTGGGCCGCCCTGCTGTCCAGACCACCGCGCTGCCACAGGGGGTACATGTATGACCGCTGTTCCAACTCCTGCTCTTCCACGTGTGCGGGCCACCTGGCGAGATTACCTGGCCCTGACCAAACCCAAGGTCATCAGCCTGCTGCTGTTCACCACCCTCACGGCCATGATCATGGCGCAGCGCGGCTGGCCCGGCCTGACCCTGATGCTGGTGGTGGCGCTGGCGGGGTACGCCTCGGCGGGGTCGGCAGGCGTGTTCAACATGGTGATCGACCGAGACATCGACCTGAAGATGAAACGCACTGCCGCGAGACCCACCAGCAGCGGCCTGATCAGCACCCACAGCGCCGCGCTGTTCGGAGCGACCCTGCAGATTCTGTCGTTCGTGGCGCTGTGGTTCTGGGCCACGCCGCTGAGCGCCTGGATGAGTCTGGCAGGCTTCGTGACGTATGTGGGCGTGTATACCCTGTGGCTGAAGCGGCGCACCTGGCACAACATCGTGCTGGGCGGAGCCGCCGGCTGCTTTCCGCCGCTGGTCGGCTGGGCCGCCGTGACCGGAGACCTGAACCTGTTCGCGTGGTTCCTGTTCGCCATCATCTTCTTCTGGACACCGGCCCACTTCTGGGCGCTCGCCCTGATGATCAAGGACGAATACCGCGAGGTCGGCATTCCGATGCTGCCGGTGGTTCACGGCGACCGACTGACAGTGGCGCAGGTGTGGCTGTACAGCATCTATACCGTGGTGCTGACTATTCTGCCGTTTACCTTCCGCGAGGTGAGCTGGCTGTACCTGGGCGTGGCGGTGCTGGCGGGCGGCTGGCTGCTGCGGCTGGCGTGGCGGCTGTACAAACCCGTCATGGCCGGGCAGCCTGCCACGCGCAAGATGGCCGTGCCGCTGTACCTCTACAGCATGCTGTACCTGGCGATTCTGTTTCTGGCGGGCGCGATTGACCGCAGCTTTCTGTAAGCTGAAGCAGGATTGCCACGTCAGTGCCAGGTTTTCTGACCGCCCAGGGACTTCGTTCCCATCACAGCTGCGCCCCCGAGCGCTTAAACTATGTCCGATCAGTAAGAAAGGAGTGAAGTTGAACACCCCACCACGCCGCGCAAAACGTTCGTTCGCCTCAGCCGCCCCCCTGCTGCTGCTGGCCTCAGCTTCTGTCGCCTCTGCCGCCCAGACGCTCTCGATAGGCGATATGCACTCGTCCTATAACCGCAACATCTGGTGGATGAGTGTGGCCGTCATCGTCATGGCGATCCTGATCTTCATCGGAGTCAGCTACGCCCTCTTCTACACCGTCAACAAGTTCCGCGAGGACAAGCACACCGCCGAACCCGATCAGTTCCACGGCAACAATCGCCTGGAACAGCTGCTGATCGGTGTTCCGGTGATTATTGTCACCATCATCACGATTCTGGCGGCCCGTACCATGGCCATCGTCAACCCGACGCCTCCCGACGCGCTGCACGTGAACGTAACTGGAGCGCAGTTCTGGTGGGCCTTCGAGTACCCCGATACCCCGGTCACGGGCGGCACGGTCAACGTCACCAACGGCAATGAGCTGGTCATTCCCGCCGGGCGTCAGGTCGCGGTCACGGTCACGGCCAAAGACGTGATTCACGCGTTCTGGGCACCCAACCTGGGCGGTCAGCGCGACGCCATTCCCGGCAGCAAGAAGACCTTCCAGATCGACACCGATCAGCCGGGCGTGTATCAGGGCAACTGCACGGTGCTGTGCGGCGCTTCGCACGCCAACATGCGCTTCAAGGTGGTAGCGCTGCCTAAGGCGCAGTACGACGCCTTCATCGCCGGAGCACAGGCGTACAAGGCCCCCACGCCCGCCAACTCCAGCGAACAGAACGGCTACAACATCTTCATGCAGGGCAAGGCCAGCGCTGCCGCCGCTCCCTGCGCCAGTTGTCACCGCATTCAGGGCACCCCGGCCGCAGGCGCAGTCGGCCCCGACCTCAGTTACTTCGGCAGCCGCAACACCCTGGGCGCAGGGATCTGGGAAGGAAAGGCGCGTGAAGCCCACATCCAGCCCTGGATCAAGAACTGCCCCAGCGTCAAGCCCGGCTGCCTGATGCCTGCTTACGAGAAGCTGAGCGATACCGATCTGGCCGACCTCGAAGCCTATCTGCTGTCGCTGAAGCTGCCCGACAGCGCCGCCTACTGGGGCAAGGTGCCCGTCCGTTAATCGTCAGCCTGGAACATAAGGAGAAGCAATGGCCGTACAGATTCCAACCCAGGCTCAGTCGCAGCGTCCAAAGGCGCTGTCGGTGCTCCTGGACTACATGACCACCACCGATCACAAGAAGATCGGCATTCTCTACATGGTGACCAGCGTGCTGGCCTTCGCCGTGGCAGGGCTGCTGGCCCTCGCCCTGCGAATTCAGCTCGCGGTGCCCAACAACACCTTCCTGGTCGGCAACACCTATAACCAGGTGCTGACGCTGCACGCCGCCCTGATGATCTTCTTCTTCCTGATTCCCATCGGACTGTTCGGGTTCGGGAACTTCTTCCTGCCGCTGCAGCTCGGTGTGCGTGACGTGGCGTTGCCCCGCGTCAACACCTTCGCGGTGTGGGGCTTCGTGTTCTCGCTGGTCCTCGTGGTCGTGGCGATGCTCAACGGCGGCGCACCCGGCGTCGGCTGGACCTTCTACTACCCGCTGAGCGTGGACGCCAATCAGACCGGCGTCGCTGTGCTGATGGTCGCCCTGATCATCAACGGTATTTCGTCGCTGCTCGGCAGCGCCAACTTCGCCGCCACCATCATCAACATGCGTGCGCCCGGCATGGGGCTGTGGAAGATGCCGATCTTCGCCTGGAGCATCTTCGCGACCAGCATGCTTCAGCTCGTGTCGCTGGGCGGCCTGACGGCGGCAGCGCTCGTCACGTTCCTGGAACTGAAAGTCGGCCTGAGCATGTTCAACCCTGCCATCGGCGGCGTGCCGGTGCTGATGCAGCAGTTCTTCTGGTTCTACTCGCACCCCGCCGTGTACGTGATGCTGCTGCCCTACCTGGGCATCGGCGCGGAAATCGCCAGCACCATGGCCCGCAAGCCGCTGTTCGGCTACCGCGTGATGGTGTACTCGCTGCTGGGCATCGTGCTGGTGTCGCTGCTGGTGTGGCTGCACCACATGTTCGCGCTGGGCATTCCCGAAAGCTGGCAGATCGCTTTCATGGTCGCGACCATGATCGTGGCCGTGCCGACCGGCGTCAAAATCTTCAACCTGATCGGCACGCTCTGGGGTGGCCGCATCATCATGAAGTCGCCGACCTACTGGCTGATCGGCTTCATCTTCAACTTCCTGATCGGCGGCATCACCGGCATGAGCCTGGGCATGATTCCGTTTGATTATCAGGTGACCATGAGTTACTACGTGGTCGCGCACTTCCACAACGTGATGATGTTCGGCACCGCCTTCCTGGCGATGGGCGGCATCTACTACTGGTGGCCCAAGATGACCGGGCGCTTCCTGAACGAAAAGCTGGGACTGGCGCACTTCTGGTTCTTCATGGTCGGCAGCTGGATGACCTTCCTGCCGCAGTACATCCTGGGACTGCTGGGCATGCCCCGGCGCTACTACACCTACCCCGACGGCAACTTTGCCTGGAACGAACTGAACTTCATCTCGACGCTGGGTGCTGTGCTGCTGCTGATCGGCGGCATCATCT carries:
- a CDS encoding heme A synthase, whose amino-acid sequence is MCRAGGTEVVQCEVVQREWTDQGKRAGGVNSSALPKAKGDSAGQPGRVGRLLPALAWTALGYNVLVILWGAFVRISGSGAGCGEHWPLCNGVALPVSPTLHTIIEFSHRLTSGLSGLLAIGLVALALFRSPKGHPVRTGALLSLLLIIFEGLVGGVQVLLGLTATSTNPARGFVQGVHLANTFALLGALLLTAVWASGGPRLRLKGQGVLGWLAGTGLVLMLILGMAGAVTALGDLLFTPTGMTPLDTVRQDFSLSASIIQNLRVVHPVLALGVSAYLFWFAGLVGTRQSVSGSMLQPRRWKISLHAIIALQILAGVLNIILKAPGWMQMLHLFLACVMWLGVVMLCYSALVGRPAVQTTALPQGVHV
- a CDS encoding heme o synthase, producing MTAVPTPALPRVRATWRDYLALTKPKVISLLLFTTLTAMIMAQRGWPGLTLMLVVALAGYASAGSAGVFNMVIDRDIDLKMKRTAARPTSSGLISTHSAALFGATLQILSFVALWFWATPLSAWMSLAGFVTYVGVYTLWLKRRTWHNIVLGGAAGCFPPLVGWAAVTGDLNLFAWFLFAIIFFWTPAHFWALALMIKDEYREVGIPMLPVVHGDRLTVAQVWLYSIYTVVLTILPFTFREVSWLYLGVAVLAGGWLLRLAWRLYKPVMAGQPATRKMAVPLYLYSMLYLAILFLAGAIDRSFL
- the coxB gene encoding cytochrome c oxidase subunit II, with product MKLNTPPRRAKRSFASAAPLLLLASASVASAAQTLSIGDMHSSYNRNIWWMSVAVIVMAILIFIGVSYALFYTVNKFREDKHTAEPDQFHGNNRLEQLLIGVPVIIVTIITILAARTMAIVNPTPPDALHVNVTGAQFWWAFEYPDTPVTGGTVNVTNGNELVIPAGRQVAVTVTAKDVIHAFWAPNLGGQRDAIPGSKKTFQIDTDQPGVYQGNCTVLCGASHANMRFKVVALPKAQYDAFIAGAQAYKAPTPANSSEQNGYNIFMQGKASAAAAPCASCHRIQGTPAAGAVGPDLSYFGSRNTLGAGIWEGKAREAHIQPWIKNCPSVKPGCLMPAYEKLSDTDLADLEAYLLSLKLPDSAAYWGKVPVR
- a CDS encoding cbb3-type cytochrome c oxidase subunit I, coding for MAVQIPTQAQSQRPKALSVLLDYMTTTDHKKIGILYMVTSVLAFAVAGLLALALRIQLAVPNNTFLVGNTYNQVLTLHAALMIFFFLIPIGLFGFGNFFLPLQLGVRDVALPRVNTFAVWGFVFSLVLVVVAMLNGGAPGVGWTFYYPLSVDANQTGVAVLMVALIINGISSLLGSANFAATIINMRAPGMGLWKMPIFAWSIFATSMLQLVSLGGLTAAALVTFLELKVGLSMFNPAIGGVPVLMQQFFWFYSHPAVYVMLLPYLGIGAEIASTMARKPLFGYRVMVYSLLGIVLVSLLVWLHHMFALGIPESWQIAFMVATMIVAVPTGVKIFNLIGTLWGGRIIMKSPTYWLIGFIFNFLIGGITGMSLGMIPFDYQVTMSYYVVAHFHNVMMFGTAFLAMGGIYYWWPKMTGRFLNEKLGLAHFWFFMVGSWMTFLPQYILGLLGMPRRYYTYPDGNFAWNELNFISTLGAVLLLIGGIIWVWNMLQSFQRPITASANPWGGFTLEWTAASPPADYNFAHDFPKTFPTERPLYDWEQSGTKLRPVDPASIHLPVSSWGPFITAVGILLMGWGISFGWFTSYHPANHPAPQLAASVILYLSIPVFLFGLFKWAGTREYDVPVEHHGLTKYDNGFLGMAWFIVSEISLFGVLIAGYVYLRVTGHAVPPGLRPNIWLAALNTLILVSSSFVIHRAEQDQHHHRMTRARLGLFITLCMGALFMLFQIYEFSLFGKESDWTQNLWQACFFIIVGLHGLHILIGGTGVALPYFQAMTGKLDKTNHGSLTAASLYWHLVDVVWLLIIAIFYVW